TCAGCCAGTGCTTGAACCGGAAGTGACAGGCAAGATGATGATGAAAATGCGCCAGAAGAATAACGTCGAGCTGCACGAAGAGCTGACAGAGCGCGAGATGGAAGTATTGAAGCTGATTGCCGAAGGAAAGACAAACCAGGAAATCGCCGATGAACTTTTCATCGCCCTGAAGACGGTGAAAACACATGTCAGCAATATTTTAAGCAAGCTGCAGGTGCAGGACCGCACCCAGGCGGTCATTTATGCTTTCAGGCATTCAATTGTAAAATAAAAGGGGGAGGTTTTCTGCATGGAGCCGTTTTTTGGATTGTTTGGATTGGTTGGTATTTTGCTATCAATTGGTTTGCCAATCGTTCTTATTGTACTATTTGTCATGCTTGTGACGAGCACGAAACGACAGGAAGCATTATTGACTGAGATTCTTTCGGAGTTGAGAAGTAAGGATTCAGTTTGATTCATAAAAGCAAAAAAGAGGCCAATGGCCCCCGGCAAACTAATTCGCTTTTTTGTCGATTACATCTAATTTCATAAGCATTTCGCTTAACGCTATGGATATGACTTCCCGTTCTTCAAACTCATTTGGATAATGGGAAGCGCTATTTATATAGTCATGCTTTTCAGCTAACTTTTCCTTTATCTTTTTACACATCCAGAGCTGGTAATCTGAAAGTTCCAACTGTCTAAGCATTGCCACCCACTCCTTCGTTAGTTATCCATTACCCGCGGGTCAAGCCTGCTTAAACGCTTTATCCGCAAGATTATTAGTATGGGAAAAATTGAGAAAAGCCCATTGTGGCGGTACTGAAGAGGATTCAATCAAATGTTTGATTAACAGATATAAATTATTGGAACAGGAAAAACTTGCTAAAATATAGTGGTAATTGTAAAATAAAACTAACTATTATTGAACGGAGGTGAGAAGAGATGATCAAGACTGTTTTTGTACGCGGATTTTGGAATGAATTCCTTTATTTTTGTCGTGCAAAATTTGCTGTTGCAGCTGCCAACGGGACA
The window above is part of the Mesobacillus jeotgali genome. Proteins encoded here:
- a CDS encoding RAxF-45 family protein, with the translated sequence MIKTVFVRGFWNEFLYFCRAKFAVAAANGTRMPFFNSSISNTNGRIISFPA